In Kordiimonas sp. SCSIO 12610, the following are encoded in one genomic region:
- a CDS encoding carbonic anhydrase — protein sequence MIKLIISSAITVSLIFLSTNTVAQDAWSYEGNTGPDNWGNLSPDYKLCSAGQYQSPINIEGTDPAILHDLQLNYNVHPVDLRHHGKHIVQNYSNQSVLNVGASAYELKTLTFKSPAEHTIAGNRYPLEIQLTHQNKNGEVAILSIFGATGSENLALNEIIANLPLEAGQTSKNDKVVFNARDLTPHNKAYYRYNGSLTTPPCTEGVNWYILKTPIEASPQQINMLNALSGNNARPVNTRNHRIILDTNQ from the coding sequence ATGATTAAACTCATCATTTCATCGGCAATCACTGTATCTTTGATATTTTTATCTACAAATACAGTTGCACAAGATGCATGGTCCTATGAAGGAAATACCGGACCGGATAACTGGGGCAATTTATCCCCCGACTATAAACTATGCAGCGCTGGCCAATACCAATCCCCAATAAACATCGAGGGTACTGATCCTGCAATCCTGCATGATTTGCAACTAAACTATAATGTTCATCCAGTTGACCTGCGCCACCACGGCAAACATATCGTTCAGAATTATAGCAACCAAAGTGTTTTGAATGTTGGTGCCAGCGCGTATGAACTCAAAACCTTGACGTTCAAGAGCCCTGCCGAACACACTATTGCTGGTAATCGCTATCCGCTCGAAATCCAATTAACTCATCAAAATAAAAATGGCGAAGTCGCAATCCTAAGTATTTTTGGTGCAACAGGTTCCGAAAATCTTGCCCTTAATGAGATTATAGCCAATCTTCCACTTGAAGCAGGACAAACAAGCAAGAATGATAAAGTGGTTTTCAACGCCCGTGATCTGACGCCGCACAATAAGGCCTATTATCGATATAATGGATCCTTGACGACACCGCCCTGCACTGAAGGGGTGAATTGGTATATTCTCAAAACACCTATCGAGGCTTCCCCCCAGCAAATTAACATGCTGAATGCATTAAGCGGTAATAACGCAAGACCCGTAAACACGCGCAACCACCGTATTATTTTGGATACCAATCAATAA
- a CDS encoding SPOR domain-containing protein → MKRLKSSSLMISCVIILSACGAGNSLDTTNINDPDTLGANEVVTLGPIETAICENRPEGVPSILSQFQSFQTYDRFLSAYAYELDGHPIRAKAIYTSLDKTTLDDTAVSLTCGNTKHFEGTIRAIITMRLSAIDSQLKSLGVNFVGPLKPLHAGLAAAPRQPIQIVQTPTPEPIVRKAAEKPKAIKPNDKPSQANPFFKPLEVTLPESVNANGRWFSHIASYGTLENANSYRSRLEDKYPALVGHIQDWQVTAKNGTAWRLGVRVNEWSDADRLCVIIRSKEEYCRVLDTAK, encoded by the coding sequence ATGAAACGCCTAAAATCCAGTTCACTGATGATATCGTGTGTTATTATTCTGTCCGCATGCGGTGCTGGCAACAGCCTAGACACAACAAACATCAACGACCCTGACACCTTAGGGGCAAATGAAGTGGTGACTTTAGGCCCCATAGAAACGGCCATTTGCGAAAATCGTCCAGAGGGTGTCCCTTCAATCCTTAGTCAATTCCAGTCCTTTCAAACATATGATCGTTTTCTTAGTGCCTACGCCTATGAACTGGATGGCCATCCGATAAGGGCAAAGGCGATTTATACGTCACTTGACAAAACCACTTTGGATGACACAGCCGTCTCGTTAACTTGTGGCAACACAAAACATTTCGAAGGCACAATACGTGCCATCATTACCATGCGCCTCAGCGCTATTGATAGCCAATTGAAATCACTCGGCGTCAATTTTGTTGGTCCGCTTAAACCGTTGCATGCGGGACTAGCAGCCGCACCGCGTCAACCTATTCAAATAGTGCAAACACCTACTCCAGAGCCAATAGTGAGAAAGGCCGCCGAGAAACCAAAGGCGATCAAACCCAACGACAAACCATCGCAAGCCAATCCTTTCTTTAAACCACTTGAGGTTACTTTGCCTGAAAGTGTAAATGCGAATGGTCGATGGTTTTCCCATATCGCCTCCTACGGCACACTAGAAAACGCAAATTCATATCGCAGCAGGTTAGAGGACAAATATCCGGCACTTGTCGGTCACATTCAAGACTGGCAAGTCACCGCGAAAAACGGAACCGCGTGGAGGCTCGGTGTCCGCGTTAATGAATGGTCTGACGCGGATCGCTTGTGTGTGATCATTCGTTCTAAAGAAGAATACTGCCGCGTCCTCGATACAGCAAAATAA
- a CDS encoding sodium-dependent transporter, which yields MLMASSSNAQWSSRWAFIMAAVGSAVGLGNIWGFPYEAGQGGGGAFVLIYLFFVFVIGMPLLIAELSLGRRGRMSPIGSMKKIAEEEGKSTLWQLIGWSGVIGAFIVISFYSVVGGWVLAYVVKALSGFSGLAADSSAEVFTSFIADPYLPIISHAAFMGITIFIVAKGVEGGLEKAVTFLMPALFVLLVGLVIYSAFTGAFAQTLSFLFAPDFSKLTLNVALNALGQSFFSLSLALGSIMTYGAYLKRDVNIGKSAAIIASADTGVAVLAGLAIFPIVFAYGLNPGAGGGLVFISLPIAFGQMPGGVVIGTLFFSLLAVAAITSAISLLEPSVSYVSEKTGKDRRKVAATIGFAAFILGIFSSLGQSGNILGDVSIFGYSIMDAKDSLTKNWMMPLGGMFTALFVGWFVSRKSMMEELAMNDSSFKIWYFLVRFVCPVAIAAVFISIVFL from the coding sequence ATTCTCATGGCGTCTTCTTCAAACGCTCAATGGTCATCACGCTGGGCATTCATTATGGCCGCGGTTGGCAGTGCAGTTGGTCTTGGTAATATATGGGGTTTTCCATATGAAGCTGGCCAAGGTGGCGGCGGTGCATTCGTACTGATTTATCTGTTTTTCGTATTCGTAATTGGTATGCCATTGCTGATCGCTGAATTATCCCTTGGCCGCCGTGGAAGAATGTCCCCAATCGGCTCGATGAAAAAAATCGCCGAGGAAGAAGGCAAGAGCACCCTTTGGCAACTTATCGGTTGGTCAGGTGTTATTGGTGCCTTTATCGTTATCAGCTTCTATTCCGTAGTAGGCGGCTGGGTATTGGCATATGTAGTAAAAGCCCTTAGCGGCTTCTCCGGTCTGGCAGCGGACAGTTCAGCAGAGGTCTTCACCTCCTTCATCGCTGATCCATATTTACCAATTATTTCTCATGCGGCCTTTATGGGCATTACGATATTTATCGTTGCCAAGGGCGTCGAAGGTGGTCTTGAGAAAGCCGTTACCTTCCTAATGCCAGCATTATTTGTTTTGCTGGTCGGCCTTGTGATTTATTCGGCGTTCACTGGTGCCTTTGCACAAACCCTGAGTTTCTTATTTGCGCCAGATTTCTCAAAATTAACGCTGAATGTCGCGCTTAATGCGTTAGGCCAATCCTTCTTCTCGCTCTCTCTAGCGCTCGGTTCCATTATGACATACGGGGCTTACTTGAAACGTGATGTGAATATCGGTAAATCAGCCGCCATTATCGCAAGTGCTGATACGGGCGTCGCTGTATTGGCGGGCCTCGCGATTTTCCCGATCGTGTTTGCATATGGTCTTAATCCAGGTGCAGGGGGCGGTCTTGTATTTATATCGTTGCCGATTGCATTCGGTCAAATGCCGGGCGGTGTCGTGATTGGTACGCTATTCTTTAGCTTGCTTGCTGTTGCCGCAATCACCAGCGCGATTTCACTATTGGAACCATCTGTATCCTATGTTTCAGAAAAAACAGGTAAAGACCGCAGAAAAGTTGCCGCTACAATCGGGTTTGCAGCCTTTATTCTGGGTATATTCTCTTCGCTTGGTCAAAGCGGTAATATTTTGGGTGATGTCTCTATTTTCGGCTACTCTATTATGGACGCAAAGGACTCGCTCACCAAAAACTGGATGATGCCACTTGGCGGCATGTTCACTGCCCTATTTGTAGGTTGGTTCGTCAGCAGAAAGTCTATGATGGAAGAATTAGCCATGAATGATAGCTCATTCAAAATCTGGTACTTCCTTGTGCGGTTTGTGTGCCCTGTCGCAATAGCCGCGGTGTTTATTTCTATCGTATTCCTGTAA
- a CDS encoding SufE family protein, with translation MSLSDITLEEVIDTFEFLDDWEDRYKYIIDLGRKLPPLGEDEMVDAFKVRGCQSKVWLIPEIEANSITLRGDSDAHIVKGLVALMLLVYSGKTSAEILGTDAKKVLADLGLSSHLSPMRANGLFSMVERIREIAANAG, from the coding sequence ATGTCTTTATCAGATATCACGCTCGAAGAAGTGATCGATACATTTGAATTTCTCGACGATTGGGAAGATCGCTATAAATATATTATCGATCTGGGGCGCAAATTACCGCCGCTCGGTGAGGATGAGATGGTTGATGCTTTCAAGGTTCGTGGCTGTCAGTCAAAGGTATGGCTTATTCCCGAAATTGAGGCCAATTCGATTACATTGAGGGGCGATAGTGATGCCCATATCGTTAAGGGATTGGTTGCACTTATGTTGCTTGTCTACTCTGGTAAAACGTCCGCAGAAATTTTAGGTACCGACGCCAAGAAAGTTTTGGCGGATTTAGGATTGTCATCCCACCTGTCACCCATGCGAGCAAATGGTCTGTTCTCTATGGTTGAACGTATCAGGGAAATCGCTGCGAACGCTGGTTGA
- a CDS encoding MFS transporter: MSEKSSIQYPTTGYAWYTVFLLLVVYTFSFIDRQILALLGPMIIDDFQLSDTEFGVLSGFAFAIFYTIFGLYFARIADNKSRKLLIAAGLVIWSVMTAASAFARSHTTLFLMRIGVGIGEATLSPAAGSIIADSFPKDKLATALSIYAMGIPFGIGFSYLLGGQMITVASSIPDIQFLDFTIDKIWQKTFLLVGLPGLLITILVLFLKEPTRKGTSATHVAMPFSEVYEIFKQRWKAYISISLGTSFIAALGFGTAAFLPAFFLRIHDVAPSEMGQTFGIIAMVTGPLGLLLGGIAADLGAKKGHRDAHLKALMLAPLGFAIPSTILPFLEYSSTLWIMVGISNLFLNLPAGVAFASLQLISPNRMRGQIIAFHIFLTSIIGYGLGPTMIGYFADTFFTGPESIGYGAAVVAAIAFPASLILYQWGRKPFKKALIEEEKRIAERLAVSSDAS; the protein is encoded by the coding sequence ATGAGTGAAAAATCATCTATACAGTATCCAACAACAGGGTACGCCTGGTATACTGTCTTCCTGCTCCTGGTTGTTTACACCTTCTCTTTTATTGACCGACAAATCCTGGCCCTCCTTGGCCCGATGATCATTGATGACTTTCAGTTGTCTGACACAGAATTTGGTGTCTTAAGCGGATTTGCCTTTGCAATTTTCTATACCATCTTCGGTCTATACTTCGCTCGTATCGCTGATAACAAAAGCCGAAAACTGCTAATCGCAGCAGGCTTGGTCATCTGGAGTGTTATGACAGCAGCATCAGCGTTTGCCCGTTCCCATACGACATTGTTTCTTATGCGGATTGGTGTTGGTATCGGTGAAGCGACACTATCGCCCGCGGCTGGGTCAATTATTGCGGACAGTTTCCCAAAGGATAAGCTCGCAACCGCACTCTCGATCTATGCCATGGGTATACCTTTCGGTATCGGCTTCTCCTATCTGCTTGGCGGGCAAATGATTACTGTTGCATCGTCAATTCCTGACATTCAGTTTCTTGATTTCACAATTGATAAAATTTGGCAGAAAACTTTCTTGCTTGTTGGCCTGCCGGGACTTTTGATTACTATATTGGTATTGTTCCTTAAAGAACCCACGCGTAAAGGCACCAGCGCAACTCATGTAGCAATGCCGTTTTCAGAAGTATATGAAATCTTTAAGCAACGCTGGAAAGCTTATATTTCAATATCATTGGGTACTTCATTTATCGCAGCACTGGGTTTTGGCACCGCTGCATTTCTACCGGCCTTTTTCTTGCGAATTCACGATGTGGCTCCTTCAGAAATGGGGCAAACCTTTGGAATAATCGCAATGGTCACTGGACCGCTTGGGCTGTTACTCGGCGGGATTGCTGCCGATCTGGGCGCAAAAAAAGGGCACCGGGATGCACATTTGAAAGCATTAATGCTGGCTCCTCTGGGGTTTGCCATTCCATCTACTATTTTACCGTTTCTAGAATACTCCTCAACTTTGTGGATAATGGTAGGGATTTCCAATTTATTTCTTAACCTGCCCGCTGGTGTCGCCTTTGCCAGTCTTCAGCTTATTTCACCCAATCGTATGCGCGGGCAAATCATTGCATTCCATATCTTTTTAACCAGTATTATCGGATATGGCTTAGGGCCAACTATGATTGGATACTTCGCCGACACATTCTTTACCGGCCCTGAAAGTATTGGTTACGGCGCTGCGGTGGTTGCCGCGATTGCATTTCCTGCCAGTTTAATACTGTATCAATGGGGAAGAAAACCGTTCAAGAAAGCGCTTATTGAAGAAGAAAAACGCATTGCCGAACGGTTGGCGGTTTCAAGTGATGCGTCATAG
- a CDS encoding zinc-dependent alcohol dehydrogenase family protein, with translation MRAAIYREFGGEITIENIKDPGSSQDGVVIKTLANGICRSDWHGWMGHDPAINLPNVPGHECCGEIVEVGKGVKHWSVGDRVIVPFSGGCGRCTSCKSDNQHICDNDFQPGFTAYGAFAEYCAIDYADVNLVRLPDAISPVTAASLGCRFMTSFRAMTARAAVVSEEWVVVHGAGGIGLSAIMIAKALGAQTVAVDVKRSALQKAEDIGADICIDASAVESVVEAIMDITDGGAHVSVDALGSPITAYNSIACLRKRGRHIQIGLAVDSYKDMKIPMNLVIGRELDLLGSHGMQAHKYPDMLEMITDGRLEPQRLLGNTVALSDAASILMTMAEVPPDGLSVIDDFQS, from the coding sequence ATGCGGGCGGCGATTTACCGTGAATTTGGCGGTGAGATAACAATAGAAAATATCAAGGACCCAGGCTCCAGTCAGGACGGTGTTGTCATTAAAACCTTGGCAAACGGAATTTGCCGAAGTGATTGGCATGGCTGGATGGGGCATGACCCCGCGATTAACCTTCCGAACGTGCCGGGGCATGAATGCTGCGGTGAAATAGTAGAGGTAGGCAAAGGCGTTAAACACTGGTCCGTTGGTGATCGGGTTATCGTTCCTTTTTCTGGCGGATGTGGTCGATGCACAAGCTGTAAGTCCGATAATCAACATATCTGCGATAATGATTTTCAGCCTGGTTTCACCGCCTATGGGGCCTTTGCTGAATATTGTGCCATCGATTATGCCGATGTTAATCTGGTTCGATTGCCGGACGCCATTTCGCCGGTGACTGCCGCGAGCTTGGGGTGCCGGTTTATGACCAGTTTTCGGGCGATGACGGCCCGGGCTGCGGTAGTTTCTGAGGAATGGGTGGTGGTCCACGGGGCTGGCGGCATAGGGTTATCCGCCATTATGATTGCCAAGGCATTAGGTGCGCAGACGGTTGCTGTTGATGTGAAAAGGTCTGCGCTTCAAAAAGCAGAGGATATCGGTGCGGATATCTGCATTGATGCGAGCGCAGTCGAAAGCGTAGTTGAAGCTATTATGGACATAACCGATGGTGGAGCACATGTTTCCGTTGATGCCCTTGGGTCCCCGATAACAGCATACAATTCGATTGCGTGCCTTAGGAAACGTGGCAGGCATATCCAGATTGGGTTGGCGGTTGATAGTTATAAAGATATGAAAATCCCGATGAATCTGGTCATTGGCCGTGAGCTTGATTTGCTGGGTAGTCATGGAATGCAGGCACACAAATATCCTGACATGCTTGAGATGATCACGGATGGCAGGTTAGAGCCGCAGAGGCTTTTGGGAAATACTGTCGCTCTATCTGATGCGGCTTCGATATTAATGACAATGGCTGAAGTACCCCCCGACGGTCTTTCTGTGATTGATGACTTTCAATCTTAG
- a CDS encoding carbon-nitrogen hydrolase family protein: MSVTTPFAAAVVQASPVIFDLDRSIEKFADLASDAQAQGSKLTVFPEAFLSAYPKDSDFGTRFGYRTEEGRNEFKRYYESAIEIGSPEMERLSKSIKKIGTQIVLGVIERDGGTLYCSVFFFNKNGDFLGKHRKLMPTALERLTWGQGDGSTLPVLDTPEGKVGGVICWENYMPLLRTTMYAKGIELYCAPTVDDRDTWQSTMRHISCEGRCFVLSACQYMTVNDLPEGYNSGPMVAGGGPLIRGGSTIIAPRGEVLADAVYGRECILTAEIDLNEIPRGKYDFDAVGHYGRPDIFTLTVDERSKKNVHLIKDSE; this comes from the coding sequence ATGTCTGTCACAACACCTTTCGCAGCAGCTGTTGTACAAGCATCACCTGTTATTTTTGACCTTGATCGGTCGATCGAAAAATTTGCTGACTTAGCAAGTGATGCACAAGCGCAAGGCTCCAAGCTGACAGTATTTCCAGAAGCGTTCTTATCCGCCTATCCAAAGGACAGTGATTTTGGCACACGCTTTGGCTATCGCACCGAAGAAGGCCGCAATGAATTCAAACGGTACTATGAAAGTGCAATTGAAATTGGTAGCCCTGAAATGGAACGCCTGTCAAAATCGATCAAAAAAATTGGCACTCAAATCGTTTTAGGCGTTATCGAACGCGACGGCGGTACTTTATACTGCTCAGTCTTTTTCTTTAATAAAAATGGTGATTTTCTTGGTAAACACAGAAAACTCATGCCTACAGCCTTGGAGCGTTTAACATGGGGACAGGGCGATGGTTCGACCCTACCCGTTCTTGATACGCCAGAAGGCAAAGTGGGCGGTGTGATTTGCTGGGAAAACTATATGCCGCTTCTTCGAACCACTATGTACGCAAAAGGTATCGAACTTTACTGCGCACCTACAGTTGATGACCGCGACACATGGCAATCCACCATGCGTCACATTTCCTGCGAGGGCCGTTGTTTTGTATTATCCGCATGTCAGTACATGACGGTGAACGACCTGCCTGAAGGGTATAATAGCGGGCCTATGGTTGCAGGCGGCGGACCATTGATAAGAGGCGGAAGCACAATTATTGCCCCTAGGGGGGAAGTATTAGCGGATGCCGTATACGGCAGAGAATGTATTTTAACGGCAGAAATTGACCTGAACGAAATCCCCCGGGGTAAGTATGATTTTGATGCCGTCGGTCACTATGGCCGCCCTGACATATTTACGCTAACCGTTGATGAGCGCTCAAAAAAGAACGTCCACCTGATCAAGGACAGCGAATAA
- a CDS encoding DMT family transporter, producing the protein MAQPDITSKASSSVEAASLMVLAGICFAGVNTLTQYVTMRLGLASTTVAFWQYFAALLFGVPWLVKNGLTHLRTANLKLHLLRVALASVGVQFWIAGLASVPIWQAIALVMTSPFFVTLGASLFLGEKIGAHRWLATLLGFTGGMIILAPWSDAFSLDAVLPVVAAVLWAGVSLITKRLTVSETPESITIYLLLLLTPINAALAFGDGGFLITDELAIMMIGILGILTMLAQFFIAKAYDRADASYIQPFDHLKLPLNILAGWLVFGFLPTGNLWIGAVMIVAASLYIVHRESVSGKARN; encoded by the coding sequence TTGGCTCAACCAGATATAACCTCTAAGGCTAGTTCAAGCGTAGAAGCAGCATCCCTTATGGTACTCGCAGGGATTTGCTTTGCAGGTGTTAACACACTTACCCAGTATGTAACAATGCGGTTAGGCCTTGCTTCAACCACTGTAGCCTTCTGGCAATATTTTGCAGCGTTATTATTTGGTGTTCCCTGGTTAGTTAAAAACGGGCTCACTCACCTCAGAACCGCAAACCTTAAACTTCACCTTCTCAGGGTTGCACTTGCAAGTGTCGGGGTTCAATTCTGGATTGCTGGGCTCGCGAGCGTCCCCATATGGCAAGCAATTGCCCTTGTGATGACCTCACCCTTTTTTGTTACACTTGGCGCATCACTGTTTCTCGGTGAGAAAATCGGTGCCCACAGGTGGCTTGCAACTCTCTTGGGCTTTACCGGAGGGATGATTATTCTAGCACCCTGGTCTGATGCCTTTTCCCTGGATGCGGTTTTACCAGTTGTCGCAGCCGTTTTATGGGCAGGTGTGTCCTTAATTACAAAGCGATTAACAGTTAGTGAAACACCAGAAAGTATTACCATTTACCTATTGCTATTGCTTACTCCCATCAACGCTGCCCTAGCGTTTGGCGATGGTGGTTTTCTTATCACGGATGAACTTGCCATCATGATGATTGGTATCCTCGGTATCCTCACCATGCTTGCGCAGTTTTTTATCGCTAAAGCCTATGACCGAGCAGACGCATCTTATATCCAGCCTTTTGATCATTTGAAATTACCGCTAAATATTCTTGCTGGCTGGCTCGTGTTTGGCTTTTTGCCAACAGGGAACCTTTGGATAGGTGCCGTTATGATTGTCGCTGCATCACTATATATCGTTCACCGCGAAAGCGTATCAGGCAAAGCACGCAATTA